One window of the Mycobacterium sp. SVM_VP21 genome contains the following:
- a CDS encoding TetR/AcrR family transcriptional regulator — translation MARQVRSEATRRKLLDAAIDVFGEAGYVAAGRTAIIERAGVTKGALYHHFDSMDSLVTAIIEGGFATVLTTFRSMCQPSSPALEGMIHGMFAVTELLSVDKEARAAGHLVFALAESNELGAEVGGEWADAVAAQTARAIGEGDLCEELDARHVAESITSAMLGTWLLTHYAGDSIGRVTRMWETLLPAIVVPDSLPYFRQFLARDALRYQNGSDGASSAER, via the coding sequence ATGGCGCGCCAGGTCCGGTCCGAGGCGACTCGGCGCAAGCTACTCGATGCGGCCATCGACGTCTTCGGCGAGGCTGGCTACGTCGCTGCCGGGCGAACCGCGATCATCGAGCGGGCCGGGGTGACCAAGGGAGCGCTGTACCACCACTTCGACTCGATGGATTCGTTGGTGACGGCCATCATCGAGGGCGGTTTCGCCACGGTCTTGACCACGTTCCGGAGCATGTGCCAGCCGTCCTCGCCCGCTCTGGAGGGGATGATCCACGGCATGTTCGCGGTCACGGAGCTGTTGTCCGTCGACAAGGAGGCGCGGGCCGCGGGTCATCTGGTCTTCGCACTGGCCGAATCCAACGAATTGGGGGCTGAGGTCGGCGGCGAATGGGCGGACGCGGTCGCCGCCCAGACCGCGCGCGCGATCGGCGAGGGTGACCTGTGTGAGGAACTCGATGCCCGCCATGTTGCCGAGTCGATCACCTCGGCGATGCTTGGGACGTGGCTGCTGACGCACTACGCCGGTGACAGTATCGGCCGGGTGACCCGGATGTGGGAGACGCTGTTGCCGGCGATCGTGGTGCCCGACTCGCTGCCGTATTTCCGACAGTTCCTGGCGCGCGACGCGCTGCGCTATCAGAACGGCAGTGACGGCGCGTCGTCCGCCGAGCGCTGA
- a CDS encoding TetR/AcrR family transcriptional regulator: MAESTDRRADATRQQIIRAAAHQFAQRPFHDVGLDDILAEAELTKGAMYFHFRSKHALALAVIDEQLAKTGTAIRVLVDRKLSGLETLLDVGYLMAVEDLTSDGARAMLHLLPVVGGAEGLQATTLNNAIQALSVVTERAITEGDVLDRDPHDVARMMVALYLGLRQAGNLDEPEQFLLELERVWSVVLPSVVPADRIDYFVQFVRRRTALAVKTTAAAKSAAPEGETG, encoded by the coding sequence TTGGCTGAGTCGACCGACCGGCGCGCCGATGCGACGCGCCAGCAGATCATCCGTGCCGCTGCGCATCAGTTCGCCCAGCGGCCCTTTCACGACGTCGGCCTCGACGACATTCTGGCAGAAGCGGAATTGACCAAGGGCGCGATGTATTTCCATTTTCGATCTAAGCATGCTTTGGCGTTGGCCGTCATCGACGAACAACTCGCCAAGACGGGCACAGCGATCCGGGTATTGGTGGACCGCAAGCTTTCCGGCCTGGAAACGCTGCTTGACGTGGGCTACCTCATGGCGGTCGAAGACCTCACCAGTGATGGCGCCCGAGCAATGCTGCACCTGCTGCCGGTGGTCGGCGGTGCCGAGGGGCTGCAGGCCACCACGCTCAACAATGCGATTCAGGCGTTGAGCGTGGTGACTGAGCGAGCGATCACCGAAGGCGACGTCCTCGACCGCGATCCGCACGATGTGGCCCGGATGATGGTGGCGCTGTACCTGGGTTTGCGACAGGCCGGCAATCTCGATGAGCCCGAACAGTTCCTGCTTGAGTTGGAGCGGGTCTGGTCGGTTGTGCTGCCCAGCGTGGTGCCTGCCGATCGCATCGACTATTTCGTTCAGTTCGTCCGTCGGCGCACTGCCTTGGCAGTCAAGACCACCGCGGCGGCGAAGTCGGCGGCGCCCGAAGGGGAGACCGGCTGA
- a CDS encoding PAS domain-containing protein — MDTLRQLPALVALERIPVPVLAIADDGTILFANSGFAAMLGYTQEEVLALEFRQIFGQVPPAEESALSVMHSLANLVVSLEHRDGSTVRALMSKSALERADDRVALATFQDLTEQLWLEER; from the coding sequence ATGGACACGCTGCGGCAGTTGCCGGCCCTGGTCGCGCTCGAGCGGATCCCCGTTCCGGTGCTCGCGATCGCCGACGACGGCACCATCTTGTTCGCCAACAGCGGGTTCGCCGCCATGCTGGGCTACACCCAAGAAGAGGTGCTGGCCCTGGAGTTTCGGCAGATCTTCGGCCAGGTTCCACCGGCCGAGGAATCGGCCCTGTCGGTGATGCATTCCCTGGCCAATCTGGTTGTTTCCCTGGAACATCGGGACGGCTCGACGGTGCGCGCCCTGATGAGCAAGTCCGCGCTCGAACGTGCCGATGACCGGGTTGCGCTCGCCACGTTCCAAGATCTCACCGAGCAACTCTGGCTGGAGGAGCGCTAG